Genomic segment of Pagrus major chromosome 19, Pma_NU_1.0:
CAGCTTTGAAATCTTGAGAAATAACCTTTTTCATGACCAGGAATTATGCAGAGCCCAAAgagatgtcttcaaattgctcttttgtccaaccagcagtgCAAAACtcttcataaatgacaaaaagcagcaaattctcacatttaagaagctggaaccagcaaatgttttgacatttttttcttggcaaaggactgaaatgattaatcaatttatcaaGATAATTGTCAATAAAATTCCATTCAAACGACTCGTCTATTAACGGACTCATTGTTGCAGCACTAACTTGTTATAGATAAGATTTTGTCGCAGACTCTTTTCAACACTCTTTTCATATTGTAGGTCTGGAGGAGGTCATTGTTCTGTAGCGTCTTCCTGAAAACCTTTAAGCCCTCGGGAAGTCCCCACCGTCTCATCCTCCAGTCTATGCCTCCTCACCAACTTAGTTTCAATATTGACAATTGTCTGTAAAAAGCACTCGATTCTTCCTCTATTGAGTCAGTTCTGACATTTGTTATGATCTCAGACCGAAGGACAGAAACTACGAGGGAAAATTTGTGACTGTTTGCCCAAAGGTCACTGATCTTTGCTTTCTCGGTTTATTTCttgtataaatgtttttatttcactggcTGATGACTCTGAGCCAAACTGCCTCTCTACAATGTTCAGTTTAATCTCTATTCTACATCTGTGGGAACATGAAAATATCTTTCAGGGTGTGACTAGCTGCTGAGTAACCGGTTTAAAATAACGTCttgattttttccccataaGGAAGCTCAATGTCATCAGATCATGTAGTGATATACATAGTGCTGAAGTAAAACATAAATGGATGCTTGACGTCTCCAAACTATTATTGAAATCATTATCTCACCTCGTGTCATTATCATCTTCTCCAGGGCCACGAGTGCCCACCCTCACTGTTTCACATGCGGGCCCTGTGACCTTTGAGTCCTCCTTCAGCAACTCGCTTCTTTCCTCCAAACTGCTACACGGACTCTCAGCGTGACAGCAACTGCTCCCCATCTGTCCCCACACGGCTCCGACTCAGGTTGTAGGCTGAACGGGGACCTCGGGTCCAAAAAACGACCACAAGCGACCTGATGAGCCGCTGAAGCCTGAGGACTTCAGGAGTCCATGATGATAAGCgtcaagctgctgctgctgctgctaaagcCAGGAAGTGACCATGATTATGTCTTGTAATGAAGTTGATACCTAAGAAACACAATGTGCAACATCAGTGAATGAATGATTAAAATCGCTCCTTGCTGTTGGATGTAATTCTGTGACTCATCAGATTCTGTAACCTGATTAGGAGTAGGGGTGGATCGGTTATCGGCCATGGCCAATTATCGGGGCTGATAATCAGCATTTTCAGATTATCAGTATCGCTAATTTTTCAATCAGATTGCTGATAACATAATTTAATAGtttgctgctttggctctgaaaCAATGTCCggcccacaacactatctgattggcgACGCACCACAATTAATAGCCtagaaaacactgaataatctgaatctgcaaagtaactagtaactaaattagttatcaaataaatgtggtgcagaggaagtataaagtagcagaaaatggaaatactcaagtaaagtaccagagcagtacttgagtaaattgtacaaatactactactaatactaataaTCTGTATTGGCCATGAAAAAGACATACTGGCTGACCCCTAATAAGGAGTTTTAGCTATATTGCTACTAcaaatacttatttttcttttttttttttaattactagACAAGAGGATTTTTTACAACATGAAGAAACACCAAAGTTTCGACCAAATATTGTCACctgatgtgtcagtgctgtaCAGACAGACCTGTGCTGTCACAGCTACTACAGATAGTCACTCTCTGAATATTATGGTCACAATATTTGGTTAACATTTTGTTGTAGCTACTAATATAGTCTGTGACAACATAAACCAACTAAACAAAAACGTTGCATTACATCTTAAACTCCAATTCGGGTCACATAGTTTCCTGTGACACCTGCTTCCACGTTTCAACAACATGCCTTTAGTCCAAAATTAGCTTAAATCAGAGCTACACCCTTTTGCTAATGTAAATACAACACAAGGAAGTAACGTTATCGATAATGACAGCACACTTCACACCACACATTTAACTGGCACTGCCATATAAATAATgaccaaaacaaacataccTCGACGGAGCTTATTTAGAGACGAAGTCCACAAGCTTTCAGTCATGTAGCTCCGATCCCTGTTTCACTTTTGGCTAGCTGGAAACAAGCTTAagttagctagccagctagctgtGGTAAACTTAAAATATACACATGCGCTACTAAATACTGACCGCCGCTCATAGCAATCACTGCTGCCACGCTGGTTACCTTCTATAATCACTGAATCAAGGTCGTTTAATGCGAAACATTTCATCAAAAAACGggtatttactgtgttttatGCGCAACATCTGTTGGTACGAACCCCTAGCATAGCCGGAGCAGCAGGTCACGGCACGGTCCGAGCGCATGACGTCATACTCGTGTGCGCCCAGAGTTCTGTTGCGTTCAAGTGCTCCTCGGAAACTCGCAATTCACGTGAACCGCGCTGTGTttaatacacaaaataaatccGGACACGAAACGATAAACAAACCGCACTGTCTCCAGcttttcatacatttatatatttaaatggaatatttacatttacagatgcTTTCTCCTGACTTTCCACAAGGTGAAACCACTGAAAATGGTATATACGTGTGTTTAAAGAGaacataaattaataaataaatatacagatATTAAATGATGTTCTGTTCCACTTCTGGAAAGGAGACCCGAGGCATGCGCCCAGATCTGGCCCATGCCatatttcactattttctgacccagcactgcaaaatataaatgtaaatgcagtATACTGTATTAGTTTTTTAACCTATTAAGTCATTTAAACTTGGTAAGAAAATACTACACATTACAGTACAGGTACAGTGAGgtaacacacattttttcattgCTATTATCAAGTCGCAACATGACATTCATCTAAAATACTTTCTGCTAATCCAGGATGAAACATCATGGTAATAATATATCTATTGATTTTCTGACTCAGTTTACCTCAGTCTGTCATGTCAATGAGTGTGAAACTGTACCGGACACTTTTGCATCCAAGAAAATCAGTTTTGTGGTATTTTCTTGTTGTATAAATCTACCTCGTACTTTTCTGTGGCAATGTTTTAGTTTATATGGATTTAAtaaaggatggatggattgcAGAGGGCCGAAACATTTCCGACATGTTAGAACAGATTTATGGTAATTCTTCATCGCATAATGTGTATTaggacaataataaaaaaagaggtgatgtaaatgtttgcatttaGGTTGACAACAAAATACTTATGAGAACAGAAGTGCAGCAAAAATAGgaaatccatttttatttttaaatatccTTCAACCATCTTctgaatgtaaaatattttatattctacAATCAAAAGCTGCTGTGTGTAGGAAATGTACactaaaaactgttttgtttcataGTTCAAGTGCTTATTCAAGTATAgtccaaatgtccctgatgttCAGTCGCTACATGTTCCTCAGCTCCTCTATGTGACCGATGAGCTCCTGTGGCAGCCCGAGCTCCGACACCACATCCCTGCAGCGCTGCAGGAGGTCGTTCATGCCTTCACTTGAGCTGGAGGAGCAGTCAGTGGACCCTGGATGGGGTTTCTGTCGTTGCTGAGGAGCATCCAGGTCCATTTTTTCTGCTCCCTTGCAGCAGTCTGTTTTATTACATCCTCCTCCGCTGCAGCAGTCTGTTTTATTACAGCCTCCTCCGCTGCAGCATTCTGTTTTATCACATCCTCCTCCGCTGCAGCAGCCCGAATCTGCCGGCTTCACCTCCAGATCCTCCATACCGTCAGAAACAGAGCTCACACTCGGAGGAGGATTCTCCAAAGCCTCCTTGATGCGATTCATGACTCTGTCTTCGTGCTGCGAAACCCGATGTAGGAGGTCAGTCACAGAGGCCGGGACGGGGCTTTCCGGATGTTCCATCTGGCACCAGCACAATATAGCACTGTGACGCGACACACAAAGGGGCAACAGTGTGAGACAATGGCACAGAGGAGTGACTGGGACAGAAAAGAGTCTTCAATAATGAGCCGGACAAAAGAGGCTCAGGATGTTTCTGAGCAAGAAAGAGGCAGAAATATGACACATGGGAGGGTTTTTAAAAGAGAGGGTGAAAATATAAAGGCAGGTCAAAAAAGAAGAGTCATGTAAACGAGCAAATACCTGATTCCAACAtaaatgatgagaaaaataatcacaCATACGCTGTCTGGTTGATGTTTACCAACTACTACAACACGACTCTGCAGcttgatttttaatatttaaaaaccGACAGAaggacaaaaaatacaataaacaatataacGAACCGTCCAGCTCTACAGTAACACATTGTTCTGCccttttaatcatttaaaaacacgTCATCCGCCCACCTCCACCTTAGAAGCTccacattttaaaggtttttatggaggaaaataaaaaccacGTGTCACTTTTCTCCCTCTAGTGGTGAATGCAGAGCTCAATAGATGAGATGCAGTTTGGGACTAAGTTAATTAAATATTGTGCGCTCTGTTGGCTAAAAGAGGCTTCATATCAAAcctttatacatttatttgtgtaaaaggaaaaatgtcGACTACTGACATAAATGTTTGCTCAATGTATCCTCTCTTTTTACAATTGATGACTTTTCAGTGATTTATTCGCTTTATGACCTTCTGTTTtactcttttttctctgttttctgtgtttaaagTTTTGTCTTCTAgcttgttttattgcatttgtgTATCATTTGGTTGTGTAAAGCacttttaaactgtattttgaatttgccatataaataaagtttattatcatTACTTGTAGTTCTGCTTTGACTCCTaattttgacagttttataatgtattttatttaggCAAAGTTTTCTTTACCAACATTTGACTTTTGGCCTCTtttgtcaaatgaaaaatgGCTTTTGTAGCAAAACACGTTTGTATTCCTCAACGTAAGGTACCGACAAAAACTATAACTTTGGCGTCGACGTTGAAATGCCGTCGTAGCAACAGCgtaacaaaaacattcaagtaATATCCGGACCTTTTGCTTCGAGTGATATTAACAGTCGTGCTCGGCCATTGTGCCGAGAAAACAAATTCCCTATAACAATTTATCACAACCATCGATACTAAATGATAATTTGATAGTTGATTAAGCGTTACTCAATAGTTATTTCAccgttaacaaacaatgaaatgtcaTTTTAGCCATTCGTTAAGCAATTTTAGTTGTAAATGATTTTTACAGGACTGTGAATGGCTGacaaatactgtgtagttcatccttaagcattatttggatggccacTGTAAAGATGCAACTGATGTTCATAACTTTTACAAAtacttcaataaataaattgtttataaagcatttctgTCTGACTACCAATAAAGTTTGgttaactataaatgtaccattttttaatgattattacaCCACGTGTTGCCAGATGTACTTCTTCTTTTTGAGTGACACTCAGTAAGTTATAAGCAGAGATTTCTCCTTCTTAGATGGTTGATTTGAAGAACTTGTTAAAGGCGTAGAAAGATGATAGCATCCAGACTTTCACAACAAATAAAGAGCtgaaatgttgataaaaaatatacataatttTATATTCTCTCTACAGATCTCACTTTGGCCTTGAACCCTCTTGATCTGGGGTTTATTTACCTGTGCATGACAACTTATATGGTGGTTTACCTGGCTATTCCTTTGAGCCGGCCCACGGCCACAGTCAGAGCTGCTCCTTCGCTGTAGCCCAGGTTGAAGCCGGCCTGGAGTGAGGCGTCCTCCCCGGCGTCCGCTCCGTCTACGAAACCATCCTGTCAGGAGGGAAACAGCTCACATTAACACACTTAACTTCGCTTAACAACTgccaacacacaccacaactAACACCTGTAAGATTTCAGACTGATTATTCACGCACAGACGCGTATTTCCAGTGAAATGAAGCCAGcgagacacattttaaaaagctaaaCTAGCTTAGCCACAGTAGCTTTACCCGGATCCTCTTCTTCATGTTGGATGCCCACTCTTTGCTCGACAAGTTAAAATCGTCCGCACTCTGGTCGAAAACATCGTCTGCGCTCAACGAAACAGCTTTAACCCAAGACATTGTGAGTTTGTATGAAAATCTGGGGGGTTTTAATAGGCTGTTAATGTATCACGAGCATCACAACAGTCTCCCGGCTCGTAAACAACGTTGAGGCAACACAGGAGCAACTTCTAGCTAACACGTCATCATCCCGCGCCACACAGGAAAATCCACCTGAAAACGACATTCGTGCTGCGCTCACTGATAAATTACAGTGCTGGCTGTCTTTattggaaataaataaataaataaataaataaataaataaataaataaataaataaactttaggaaggagaggaaagaagaataCATTTACAccttttaaataactttttaccTCTAATTTTTCCTCTTCAGGACTCAGTAATTTATCCTAATTTATTTATCCTAAAGTTGAAACCTCTCacatttaattgtatttaacCATGTGAGGTGTTTAGAAGGAGAAGCTCTCTTTGGTCCACCTGACAACAACCTTTAGACATCTGGAAAAAGAGCAGGAAATAGGCTGCTGATTTAATCTTCAATAATATATTATACTTTCTAAGATGATcatgtttcattgttttcatcttGTTTGAATATGAAATCCTAATTGTAAAAGTATATCTTAAAGAtagttgtaaaataaatgtagtggatcAATACACATTTTTGTGATATTTCTTCCTGATAAGTAATCAAATAGTGTCAAGAGgcacaaaatggaaatgctccgttaaagtacaagtactttaataaattaatctgaattgatttgttttcttcagaCTAAATTAAGTTAAATCATAGAGCTTTTTTTCATACTGTGTTACCAAATATTGTGGTTGACAGTCACAAATTGATTCATTTGaagcaaaattacatttatttgaattatATCCAACTCAGATAGAAACAAACCATTTCAATTGATCAAAACTTTAACTGTGGATAAATAACTGTCATGTACCTCAGTCTCTCTTATCTTAATTCATTTCACttgttcaaaatgtatttacataaaaaaaaaattgtataaactattttttcctgcactttgtTAAGCTTGCAAAAAAGGcgacacaaaacatttttatttttaaggtgtattttttttcttcttctgtggtatttgTGTATAAACTGTGAGGCTGCGGCGCATCACTGCCATCTAGCGACACTACACATGAGATCACAGTATCTTAAAAACAGCAGGGGGCGCTAGTGGCTCACTGTGAAACTGAGACAGCTCAGCAACATGAAACATCCTCTGACACCGGAACTGACTGTGTTTACAAAAGAGGGGAGATCAATTAAAGCTGTGAACATATAGTTTtagcttcatcatcatcatcatcatcatcatcatcatcatcatcatcaccatcatcatcatgaacAACggctcttttatattttttattgtagcCTTCATCTGTTTGGCtatggatgtgtttttattaaatactTTCTCTCTATATAGTCATGATGCCAAGGACAGTTTTAACAAGGT
This window contains:
- the otulina gene encoding OTU deubiquitinase with linear linkage specificity a, which gives rise to MSWVKAVSLSADDVFDQSADDFNLSSKEWASNMKKRIRDGFVDGADAGEDASLQAGFNLGYSEGAALTVAVGRLKGIASAILCWCQMEHPESPVPASVTDLLHRVSQHEDRVMNRIKEALENPPPSVSSVSDGMEDLEVKPADSGCCSGGGCDKTECCSGGGCNKTDCCSGGGCNKTDCCKGAEKMDLDAPQQRQKPHPGSTDCSSSSSEGMNDLLQRCRDVVSELGLPQELIGHIEELRNM